The Phormidium sp. PBR-2020 DNA segment ATCTATTTCCCGCCGGAGGATCAACATTTGACGTTCAGTCGTCCGGGGGTGTTTGCGACGGCTCCTCTGCCGCCATTTTCGGGCCATCGCCCCTCGGTGACGGTGACGTTTCAGTCGGTGGCTCAGGTGTATGGACGGCGCAGTGTGGCGATTCTTTTGACGGGGATGGGTAAGGATGGGGCGTTGGGGATGCAGGCCATTTTTGAGGCGGGAGGGGTGACCATCGCCCAGGATGAGGCGACGTCGGTGGTGTTTGGGATGCCCAAGGAGGCGATCGCCCTGGGGGCGGCTCAGTATATTCTACCGCTGCAGGAGATGGCGCCGGTGCTGTTGAAACGCTTATTTGTGGGTTAATTGGGCTTGCGCTTGGGGGCAGGATGGTGAATAATTGGAAGTGGCTAGTTCCGAATTATTGTAAGGTGTAATGACTCCCCAAAAGCGGCTCCCTCTTTCTAGTCGGCGGCGACAGTCTCTCAAGTTAGCCCAATCTCCCCGGTTGGGGGCAACGGAGGCGGCTGGGGTGGGGGGGATTTATCCCTCGCCGCTGTTGTTGCAACGGCTGACGCGGGGGGTGTTTTGTCAGCATGGACTGCGATCGCTACGGTTATGGGTTTGGTTGCATCTGTTGTATCGTCCCGATTGTCGCTCCTTCTGGACGCGCGGTCAGGGGAGGATTTCGGGGCTATTTAGTTATGCCCAATGGCGCGATGCGTTTTTTACGCCGGGACATCCCAAGGGGGAGGAGATTCCTCCGGTTCACGATTCTCGCTGTCCTTGTAGTCGCACGGCCTATGATTGGGTGGCTTTGGGGGTGGGGCGCGAGGGGATGGCAGACTGGATTGAGGGAGTCTGTCGGGAGTTGGGAGTAGAGCGAGAAGATTGGGAGGAACGCCTGGGACAGCGGTTGTTTGGGGTGACGCGGCGATCGCTGGCGGATGATTTACGTTTGTTGGTGGAGTTGGGCTTGTTGCAGCGCCAAGGCCATAAGTTTATGCCCCTGGAGGAGTTGCCCCCCTGGGTGAGGGAACCGGTGGTGAAGGGGTTAAGCTCTCAGGAGGGTCGTTTAACCGGGATGGGCCAGGGCCGGCCGGAGGTGCTGTTTGGCAATTTGGATTTTGGTAGTTTGGCGCAACGCTATGGGAAGCCGGTGGCAGGGGTGCAGCGGTTTCTGGTTCATGTGGATTATGTGGTGCGCGATCGGCAAATTGACCGGGTGGAGGATTGGCAGGAGGCGTTATATCAACTTTGGCAGCAGTCGCCGGTTCCCCCAGTGCGCCTGTTGTATCGCAGTTCGCGGCTGCGGGCTTCGGTGGCTTGTGTGGTCTATCCGGTCTGTTGTTATTATATGCGGCGATCGATTTATCTCTGTGGCTTTGGGCAAACCCCCACTCGACAGGGACAATGGTATAACTTCCGCTTAGACCATATTGAGGAGTTGGAGGCGTTGAGTTGGGAGAGTGAGGAGTTACCGTTTTTTCTCCATCAACGCTATCAGCAGCAGTCGTTACCGGTTCCGGATGATATTCGCACTGAGATGGAGTCGGTTTGGGGCTTTGATTTTTACTTACCACCGCGTCTGTTGATTCTACGCTTTGAGCGGCAGTTTCATGATGGCTATATTGCCGGGACGTTTCGCCATGAAACCTTTGAACAGATTTCCTATGAGACGGTGGAACGACAGATACAACAGTTGGCGGAACCGGACTATCGGGAGCAGTTGTTGAAGGTGTGGCGATCGCGCTCTCCGGAAGATGCCTATTATCAGGCTTTATACCGCCATGGAGACATCAACGTACAGATGCGTCTGCGGGCCTGGCGACCGTTGGGAGAGGTCTTATGTCCAGGGGTATTACGGGATGAGATGGCTCAGGAGGTGAAGCAGGAGCATGATTGGTATTTTGGTTAAGAAAGGCAAGAGGCAAGAGGCAATATCTCATGTGGGGGAGGGCGAACAGCCGTTCGCCCCTACAGGGTTTGAAATTGGGTGGAATTAGAAGTTGCGTTGCCGGCGTTGGTGTTCTTCCTGCCGGCGTCGGTGTTGGTCCTGATAATAGCGCCGTTGTTGGTCGTCCCGTTGGCGGCGTTGGTGATCTCGGAAGAGGAATTGCCCGAAACTGGCACAACATTGTCCCTGGTGACGGCGGACAAAAAACGGTAGGGTGAAGCCCACTAAACTATAGTAAATAAACGTCCGGCGGGGATAGTGAGTGGGTGAGGGGTCATCCTCAGAATTGGCGCGAACGGCTAGGGTTTCGGCAGCGTCGGCACAGGCGGCAAAGCGTTGTTTGGACTGGGCGATCGCCGTGAGGAGGTCAGTTTCAGTCAGGGCGTTTTTGACATGGCAGGAACAGGACTCCCCCCCATGGAGAAGGCGATGGGCGCAAGAATAGCCCTTATGGGGCGAGAGATACTGTTGATAGGCCGAAATCAGCAGAATCAGGACACGACGCAGCAGGGAGTCGATGGAGGTGAAGAGGTTGGCTTGACGGGGAATTGGAGTTGGGAAATAGGAGAGATTAAACATGATTGCAGCACAAGGTTGAGGTGATTGAGAGGATGGGCTTAGGTCCCAAATTGCACGCGGACGACTCGGGGAACCTCATCGAGGACTTGGGCGATGGGAACTAGACGGCCGACGGTGGTGTAGAAACCACTGCCGACGGGGGTGCGGGTGGAGCGTTCCCGGAATTGCTGCCGGTGTTTGAGGAACCAGTCGCGGGTTTCGGGCATGGGCAGTTGATAGAGGGTGCGGGGAGTGACGAAGTAGTAGAAGAGCCAGTCCGCTTCCGTATAGAGGAAACAGCCGGGGGTTCCTCGTTCGTGGTTGCTGTGGGTTTCGAAGAAGAAGTTACCGGTTTTGTGGTAGCGATCGCCCTTGATTTCCACTTTCAGACAGGCCCCTTCGAGATGCCAGAGCAAGTCGACATCCATTTTTTGATACTCGGGGTCATCTTCGACGTTCTCCACGCCAAGGGTTTCGGGAATCTGATTCAGCCAGGCTTCGATATCCCGGGTGGCGCGTTTGGCGACGGTCATGCCGTCGTTCATGCTGTACATGGTTGGTTTGGCTACTCCGGTTAGGGAACTGGAGCTATTATACAGATTGCCCTAGAAGGAGAGTCTTCCAAAATCAGTAGGGGCGAACCCTTGTGGTCGGTGAGCGATAGCCGAACCGTGGTCGCCCTCCCCTACTGTGGCAGGAATGCCAGCAAATTGGGATTCAGAACAATCCTAATTCCAACTGGCCGTCCGGGGTAACCTGGATAGCTTTGGCCCAGTCTGCATAGCGTTCTAGACATCCTAATTCTCGGGCCACGGCTTGCAGGGAGAGTCGTCTCAGGATATCGATAGTGACGGGGCGTTTATTATCCCAAAAAATCAGTGAATCGAGACAGTCTTGAGCCGGTTTGGACGTGAGAAGTTCAAAAATAAATTCGGCTTCAGCTTGGCTATCAAAGGAAAGGAAATTGACCGTGTCATCAAGCATGACGGGTTTACCTCCAAGGGGGGAGATGAGTTGAAAATTCAAGGTTTTATAGAGTCCAGAAATAGCAATCTTCCACGGCTTAAAGGAGTAAGGGCCAATTCCAAAAATGGAGTAAGGGGGTTTATTTTTATAAATTGAGCTTCTGCGGTGATGTAACACCTGATTATGGTCGCTGAGATATTGCCAAGTTTTGGGAGCTTTTTTTTGGATGGGATGGGTATCTTGGCCAACGGTTGTTTGGGTGACGAGAACCACTTTACGATAGGTCTGGATTCTACCATTGCCAATATCTGAGCTTTTTAGGAGAGGATAGAGGTAGGTAAGTTCAAGGTCATAGATTTGACCCATACCATTGATGAATGTTCCATCACTTATGGGTTCAAGTTCCATCACTTTGGCACAGTCATGTTTAATACCCGAACGCCAGGTATAGTTTAAGTTTTGTCCTAGTAAATGACGCCAGGTGTCATATTGGATGGCATTGCGAACCAGATGGCCATCCCGTTCACTGATGCAGTCGGATGGGGTTAGGGAGTCGAGGGTTAGATAGAGGTGACAATCACAGCCACCAGATGGTTCATAGCGAAAGACAAAAAGACAGGCATCAACAGATACGTCAAAATGCAATTTGGCATCAATACGATAGATATGAGCGGTGAAGGAAGCTTTATGGTTTTGTTTAACCTGATAAAAGACGTTACGAGCGACGGAATATTTACAGAGAATAGCAAGGATGCCGGTTTGAGAGGGAAGCCATTTTGTGAATTGAAGGAGCATCCATTCAGAAATATCAAAATTGGCTGAACCCGTTATGGCTTCAATGCCTCGTCGATTTTGATGGTTGGATTTTGTGGGAAGATTTTCGCTATTGAGCCGACTCAGTTCACTGCTAGTTACCCAAGGAGGATTTCCCAAAATTAGGATATTACTAGACCCTTTAGATAGGAATGTCTGCCAGTCAATTGTAAAAAAATCTCCTTGTTGTAGGGTGACATGATGGGCATGAGGATGAGTGGCAAGGGATTGTTTGGCATCTTGGATATAGTCTGGGTTAATGTCTCGTCCGAAAATCTGGGAGGAGGGAAATCTCTGGAGTGCGGCCCGAATAAAGGCCCCAGTTCCACAGGTGGGTTCGAGAATGATGTCAGGAGAGAGGTGGTAGCGTTGTTTGAGGAGATGAGTCACCTCTTGAGCCAGGGTATCTGGAGTCTGGAAGTCCCCAAATTGCCGATTTTTCTTGAAATGTGCCATGGTTTAATATAGGTTAAAGAGTCCTTCGGTATGACCCGCTTCTTGGATAACACGGCTGTACTGGAGTCTCCATTGAAGGGCATTGGAAATGGTGAGGTAGCCTTGAGTTGATTTTTAGAAGTCCTGGGATAGATGGCTGTAGGGGCGAACGGTGTTCACCGAGGGATAGTCGAGATGCCGTTCGCCCTTCCCCCAGTGTTAATGTATAGCAAGTATGTCTAAAAATAGTATTAGGATTTGAGATGATGCGTCCGATTGATAGACAACTGAATCCTTAGCTGTAGGGGCCATCCGCAAGTGGCGTCCTCTCCCTTTACTCAAAGTCTATATCTACTAGAACCCATTCCAGCATCTCTTGCTAATTCGTTTAAATCAAGGGTTGATTTTTTTCTGTTGCCTTATAGGTTTCCGTCTTTTTATGGGGCAAAGATAAGGGAAGACTCTCTCTAGAGTGGTTCAAAATATAGTTCTTCTAATAAATGTCTGATCTCCTGATTTGCCTTATGAAAATTCTTCCATGTTTGTGGGTAAGCAATGTTTTTTAAAGCACAATTAAAGAATACACCCTTACTACCTTTCCACTTTATGATTACATAAGGGATAACCCTACCACTTTGAACTGTGGTATACGTAAATCGCTTATAAGCAATCACTCGTAAAGGCCCCTCAAACCAAGATAGCGAAGAGTCTTTGGTTCCGTCTATTTTTTCTTTCAATGCCTCTAATAATTCGTAATCCATACTTTTAACGGTTTCCGTCCCCTTGCGGGGAAAAGATAGGAAAAGACTCCGGTATACTTCCTGTTGGATGGTTTAATATTCCTTAAAGTAGTCGTCTTGATAACTATCAGGAGAGTTCGATGGTGTCGTTTGGGTATAACCACAGATGCGAAATCCCACAAAGAATGGATTTATGCAGTTTATGAAATTTAAGACAAAAAGTGATGAACCCAATAAAAACAAGGAAATTATTATTGAAATAAAGTTTTTAATAGCTTCTGTTAATTCGGCGAAAAAGTCTTTTTTCATTTTCTTGGTAATACGTAATAATCGCTTGAACTTTGTTTCTGTTCCCTTGCGAGGAAAAGATAGGAAAAGACCGACAAGTGGGAAAAAAGTCGGGCGTGGGGCAAGAACCATCGGTTCGGTTCGGAGTTTCCGTCCCCTTGCGGGGAAAAGATAGGAAAAGACCGTCTTCAACCTCGTGGTGGATTCCGATAAAGAGTGGTTTCCGTCCCCTTGCGGGGAAAAGATAGGAAAAGACAAGCGACTAGCTCCCTGGTTGGAGACTGTAAAAAGTGTTTCCGTCCCCTTGCGGGGAAAAGATAGGAAAAGACTTCTTACCTAAGGCTCAAGTCAAAACCCGAAAGGGGTTTCCGTCCCCTTGCGGGGAAAAGATAGGAAAAGACGGTACAACTGGAGGAGTGGGGGCCTCTCCAAAGCCTGTTTCCGTCCCCTTGCGGGGAAAAGATAGGAAAAGACTGAGACCTGAGGGGATTTGTACCGAAGACCGCAGTCGGTTTCCGTCCCCTTGCGGGGAAAAGATAGGAAAAGACTTTACCAAAACAGTATTTTGGGGAGACTAAAACGGTGTTTCCGTCCCCTTGCGGGGAAAAGATAGGAAAAGACCCCGTCCTGACAGGGTGCAAATCCTGGTTGAAATTTGGTTTCCGTCCCCTTGCGGGGAAAAGATAGGAAAAGACACGGGTCGGGGGACGACCATTCTAGGGTGCCTAGGCGGTTTCCGTCCCCTTGCGGGGAAAAGATAGGAAAAGACGAGGCGGAGACGGCTGAAGTCGTGGAGGGAATGGAAAAGTTTCCGTCCCCTTGCGGGGAAAAGATAGGAAAAGACATGTCGTCTTGGGGATTCAGACAGACGACGGGCATTTGTTTCCGTCCCCTTGCGGGGAAAAGATAGGAAAAGACGGGTTAACTACCTCGAAGCGGTAATCCAGTCCCCCCGTTTCCGTCCCCTTGCGGGGAAAAGATAGGAAAAGACCCTTATATTTAAAGAGGAGTCTCACCTCCTCCAAGGTTAGTTTCCGTCCCCTTGCGGGGAAAAGATAGGAAAAGACGTTTCTGGGTTAAACCAGAACACCGCACGACTAGTTTCCGTCCCCTTGCGGGGAAAAGATAGGAAAAGACATGTTCCTCTACGGGGGCGAGTTAATCCTATCAGATTGGTTTCCGTCCCCTTGCGGGGAAAAGATAGGAAAAGACGTTAGAGGTTATGATCGCTATCAGCCGCAAGGCTGACGTTTCCGTCCCCTTGCGGGGAAAAGATAGGAAAAGACTTGCACGGGGCTTGGCTCAAGGTGCAGGGTTTATCGATAGTTTCCGTCCCCTTGCGGGGAAAAGATAGGAAAAGACGCCTAGTCGTGCTCGAGTCCGATCTGGCCCGTCGTTTCCGTCCCCTTGCGGGGAAAAGATAGGAAAAGACAAAGACCCTGACCAGGCTAAAAAGGTTCCCTCCATCCGTTTCCGTCCCCTTGCGGGGAAAAGATAGGAAAAGACCTGGTTTATGGGCTACGGTGGTGCCGTTCACCACCGTTTCCGTCCCCTTGCGGGGAAAAGATAGGAAAAGACGGAGAAATCCGGGAAAGCTAAGTTAGATCGAGAAAATAGTTTCCGTCCCCTTGCGGGGAAAAGATAGGAAAAGACCTATGGACTCGGGAGGAAGAGGTGACGGACCTTCCGGTCGTTTCCGTCCCCTTGCGGGGAAAAGATAGGAAAAGACACTCCGTCTTGTGGCTGACCTAGAAAGCGGCCATAGTTTCCGTCCCCTTGCGGGGAAAAGATAGGAAAAGACATACGGAGTCGCCGACCTTTCTATCGAGGGGGTCGAGTGCGTAACCCCGTGTTTCCGTCCCCTTGCGGGGAAAAGATAGGAAAAGACGGTAACTCTTTCACCTCGCCTGAGCCTCTGCTCCGTGTTTCCGTCCCCTTGCGGGGAAAAGATAGGAAAAGACTCCTTTCACCTCCAGGAGTTGCCCGAACTCACGGACGGGTTTCCGTCCCCTTGCGGGGAAAAGATAGGAAAAGACTCTTATCTTCTTACCTTCTTACCTTTGGCAAAGGAACTTCGTTTCCGTCCCCTTGCGGGGAAAAGATAGGAAAAGACATATTATTGTTCTTGGGACTGTTGCGCCGCTAAGGCCTCGTTTCCGTCCCCTTGCGGGGAAAAGATAGGAAAAGACACTAAGTTCCGAGTGAAGAAGAACCTATTAGGGTTATTGTTTCCGTCCCCTTGCGGGGAAAAGATAGGAAAAGACGCTGAACTATGGGGGGAGTCGTTTACCTATATTTACTGTTTCCGTCCCCTTGCGGGGAAAAGATAGGAAAAGACCAGAACCGTCTAAATCGACCTCGCCCAGTTCGATGTGTTTCCGTCCCCTTGCGGGGAAAAGATAGGAAAAGACGGCGTCCACATGGTCGAGTTTGATGTGGAGGGGCAATACGGTTTCCGTCCCCTTGCGGGGAAAAGATAGGAAAAGACGGAGAAATCCGGGAAAGCTAAGTTAGATCGAGAAAATAGTTTCCGTCCCCTTGCGGGGAAAAGATAGGAAAAGACCTATGGACTCGGGAGGAAGAGGTGACGGACCTTCCGGTCGTTTCCGTCCCCTTGCGGGGAAAAGATAGGAAAAGACACTCCGTCTTGTGGCTGACCTAGAAAGCGGCCATAGTTTCCGTCCCCTTGCGGGGAAAAGATAGGAAAAGACATACGGAGTCGCCGACCTTTCTATCGAGGGGGTCGAGTGCGTAACCCCGTGTTTCCGTCCCCTTGCGGGGAAAAGATAGGAAAAGACGGTAACTCTTTCACCTCGCCTGAGCCTCTGCTCCGTGTTTCCGTCCCCTTGCGGGGAAAAGATAGGAAAAGACTCCTTTCACCTCCAGGAGTTGCCCGAACTCACGGACGGGTTTCCGTCCCCTTGCGGGGAAAAGATAGGAAAAGACTCTTATCTTCTTACCTTCTTACCTTTGGCAAAGGAACTTCGTTTCCGTCCCCTTGCGGGGAAAAGATAGGAAAAGACATATTATTGTTCTTGGGACTGTTGCGCCGCTAAGGCCTCGTTTCCGTCCCCTTGCGGGGAAAAGATAGGAAAAGACACTAAGTTCCGAGTGAAGAAGAACCTATTAGGGTTATTATTTCCGTCCCCTTGCGGGGAAAAGATAGGAAAAGACGCTGAACTATGGGGGGAGTCGTTTACCTATATTTACTGTTTCCGTCCCCTTGCGGGGAAAAGATAGGAAAAGACCAGAACCGTCTAAATCGACCTCGCCCAGTTCGATGTGTTTCCGTCCCCTTGCGGGGAAAAGATAGGAAAAGACGGCGTCCACATGGTCGAGTTTGATGTGGAGGGGCAATACGGTTTCCGTCCCCTTGCGGGGAAAAGATAGGAAAAGACTTCCCATTCTTCACCACCAATCCCTGATTCCCGGAACTGGTTTCCGTCCCCTTGCGGGGAAAAGATAGGAAAAGACAAGGGTAGAGATAGGATCGTCTTGGTAGCAAGCATAGCTGTTTCCGTCCCCTTGCGGGGAAAAGATAGGAAAAGACCAGGCAAGCTCCGTAGGGTCCAAATGAGCGTAGGTCGTTTCCGTCCCCTTGCGGGGAAAAGATAGGAAAAGACCATTCACCGTCCGGACCAAGGTGAAAACAAACCTCGTTTCCGTCCCCTTGCGGGGAAAAGATAGGAAAAGACCGGCCTCTCGTGAGGGGATACACACAATGACGTGTATCGTTTCCGTCCCCTTGCGGGGAAAAGATAGGAAAAGACTTTGATGTGGAGGGGCAATACGACTATACCGGTGAAAGTTTCCGTCCCCTTGCGGGGAAAAGATAGGAAAAGACTTGGGGCGTTGCCCCGCTATGGTGGAGGCCATCCGGGTTTCCGTCCCCTTGCGGGGAAAAGATAGGAAAAGACGTGTGGATGGTACTTCACTTCGTCTTCGGGCGAGGGGTTTCCGTCCCCTTGCGGGGAAAAGATAGGAAAAGACTCGAACCAATGACCGTATGGTCCATTATAGGACCATTGTTTCCGTCCCCTTGCGGGGAAAAGATAGGAAAAGACTTCTTTTGTGATTGTCATGGTTTTCCTCGATCTTCTTCTGTTTCCGTCCCCTTGCGGGGAAAAGATAGGAAAAGACGTCGGAAGAAGGTACTACTCGAGTACAACGGTATCCCCGTGTTTCCGTCCCCTTGCGGGGAAAAGATAGGAAAAGACTGGAAGGGCTGGGCCCGGAAGCGATGGCAGAGTTCGTGTTTCCGTCCCCTTGCGGGGAAAAGATAGGAAAAGACTGGAACCCGCCTTCGGGAATACATTAGCCTGGGCGGTTTCCGTCCCCTTGCGGGGAAAAGATAGGAAAAGACCTCTCCCACTTGCGTGTCAGGAGGGCACAGTGAGAGATGTTTCCGTCCCCTTGCGGGGAAAAGATAGGAAAAGACATTCATGATGACAGGCTGAAGATCCTTGCCAAGTTTCCGTCCCCTTGCGGGGAAAAGATAGGAAAAGACAATGCCTGTCACGAGGGTGACTCGGACGGGGACGGCGACGTTTCCGTCCCCTTGCGGGGAAAAGATAGGAAAAGACATAGCGAGATACGCTATCCTAATGAGCAAGGAATCCTACGTTTCCGTCCCCTTGCGGGGAAAAGATAGGAAAAGACATCCTCATTTCAAGGTATTATTATTATCTAGTCCCGAGTTTCCGTCCCCTTGCGGGGAAAAGATAGGAAAAGACGGTGGGCAGTGGGGTACGCCCATTCTCCGCCTTGGGTTTCCGTCCCCTTGCGGGGAAAAGATAGGAAAAGACCCATCATGGCCGGGCGGACGAATTCCGACCCTCCATGGTTTCCGTCCCCTTGCGGGGAAAAGATAGGAAAAGACTCTTTCCACGCTGGAGCCGGAGCCCCAACCTCAACCGTTTCCGTCCCCTTGCGGGGAAAAGATAGGAAAAGACCCACGAAAGAGGCGGTGGTGGACGCCATCAAAAGGGCGTTTCCGTCCCCTTGCGGGGAAAAGATAGGAAAAGACACGGCCTCGTGGTATAAGTCCATGAGGGGAGTGGTGGGTGTTTCCGTCCCCTTGCGGGGAAAAGATAGGAAAAGACGCTACTCGTAGGCTTATCGTTGATGATAGCCGTAGGTTTCCGTCCCCTTGCGGGGAAAAGATAGGAAAAGACCCGAGGGGGTCGAACGCCCCTGTGAGTTCTGGGGTCCTCGTTTCCGTCCCCTTGCGGGGAAAAGATAGGAAAAGACTTCGTCAGGCGGCAAACATCCGAGATGTGGCTCCAGGGTTTCCGTCCCCTTGCGGGGAAAAGATAGGAAAAGACGAAGACTGTG contains these protein-coding regions:
- a CDS encoding TIGR03985 family CRISPR-associated protein encodes the protein MTPQKRLPLSSRRRQSLKLAQSPRLGATEAAGVGGIYPSPLLLQRLTRGVFCQHGLRSLRLWVWLHLLYRPDCRSFWTRGQGRISGLFSYAQWRDAFFTPGHPKGEEIPPVHDSRCPCSRTAYDWVALGVGREGMADWIEGVCRELGVEREDWEERLGQRLFGVTRRSLADDLRLLVELGLLQRQGHKFMPLEELPPWVREPVVKGLSSQEGRLTGMGQGRPEVLFGNLDFGSLAQRYGKPVAGVQRFLVHVDYVVRDRQIDRVEDWQEALYQLWQQSPVPPVRLLYRSSRLRASVACVVYPVCCYYMRRSIYLCGFGQTPTRQGQWYNFRLDHIEELEALSWESEELPFFLHQRYQQQSLPVPDDIRTEMESVWGFDFYLPPRLLILRFERQFHDGYIAGTFRHETFEQISYETVERQIQQLAEPDYREQLLKVWRSRSPEDAYYQALYRHGDINVQMRLRAWRPLGEVLCPGVLRDEMAQEVKQEHDWYFG
- the yidD gene encoding membrane protein insertion efficiency factor YidD, producing MFNLSYFPTPIPRQANLFTSIDSLLRRVLILLISAYQQYLSPHKGYSCAHRLLHGGESCSCHVKNALTETDLLTAIAQSKQRFAACADAAETLAVRANSEDDPSPTHYPRRTFIYYSLVGFTLPFFVRRHQGQCCASFGQFLFRDHQRRQRDDQQRRYYQDQHRRRQEEHQRRQRNF
- a CDS encoding methyltransferase domain-containing protein; amino-acid sequence: MAHFKKNRQFGDFQTPDTLAQEVTHLLKQRYHLSPDIILEPTCGTGAFIRAALQRFPSSQIFGRDINPDYIQDAKQSLATHPHAHHVTLQQGDFFTIDWQTFLSKGSSNILILGNPPWVTSSELSRLNSENLPTKSNHQNRRGIEAITGSANFDISEWMLLQFTKWLPSQTGILAILCKYSVARNVFYQVKQNHKASFTAHIYRIDAKLHFDVSVDACLFVFRYEPSGGCDCHLYLTLDSLTPSDCISERDGHLVRNAIQYDTWRHLLGQNLNYTWRSGIKHDCAKVMELEPISDGTFINGMGQIYDLELTYLYPLLKSSDIGNGRIQTYRKVVLVTQTTVGQDTHPIQKKAPKTWQYLSDHNQVLHHRRSSIYKNKPPYSIFGIGPYSFKPWKIAISGLYKTLNFQLISPLGGKPVMLDDTVNFLSFDSQAEAEFIFELLTSKPAQDCLDSLIFWDNKRPVTIDILRRLSLQAVARELGCLERYADWAKAIQVTPDGQLELGLF